GGCGGCGGCATCCGCTACATCGAGGGCACCGGCCAGCAGCGCGCGTTCCACCCGGGCAGCCAGTACGCCGCCCTGGCCCAGACCAGCGAAACCCTGCCGGTCGGCCACTTCGGCGCGGGCATCAAGGCCCAGGCTGGAAAGCATGCCCTCTTCCGCCTGGAGTTCCGCGATTACCTTGGGCCCCGCACCGATAACGTGATCGCCGCCGCCCCTGGATCGAAGCTCAAGGGGCTCATGCACGATCTGGTCTTCACCGCCGGCATCGCCTGGGTCTTCTGACCCGGGCGGTCCGCTCCACCCCCGTCCCCAAAGAAAGGGCCGCCCGCGCTCCCCGGCACCGGCGGCCCTTCGTTTCCCCGCTCAGACGTCCAGGTTCCGGACGTCCAGCGCGTTCTCCTCGATGAACTTCCGCCGGGCCTCGACGTCTTCGCCCATGAGCGTCGTGAAGATCTCTTCGCACTCCACCGCGTCTTCCAGCCGCACTTCGAGCAGCGTCCGCGTCTCGGCGTTCATCGTGGTTTCCCACAACTGCTCCGGGTTCATCTCGCCCAGCCCTTTGTAGCGCTGGACCGTGCAGTCGCGCGTGCCCTCCCCCTTCAGGTGCTGGATCAGCTCCCGCCACGTCTCGATCCGCTCCCGCCGGCTGTCTTTCACCACCGTGAACGGGGGCTTGTTGTACTTCTGCGTGCTGCGCGCCAGGGCGCGCAGCCGCTTGTATTCAGGCTGCTGCGCCAGCTCCACGCCGATGGTCCGGTCCCCGTGCGCCTCGTCGTGATACACGATGTTCCAGGCGGAGTGCTCTTCGTCGAACTCGAGCCGGGTGGCGATCTTGCCCCCCTCGCTCATCGCCCGAGCCGCGCGTTCGACTTCCTCCCTGTTGGTGAAGTCCGCCTTCGTGTCCAGGGCGAACGACGGGTCGGCCAGCACCTCCACCACGCGCGGCTCCCGCAGCCGCTTTTCCAGTCGCGTGAAGATCTGCTGCAGCTCGTCCAGCGACATCAGGAAGCTGCGCAGCTCTCCCCCTTCCAGCTTTCCGTGCTGCCCGTTTTCGCCCACCTCCACCTGCACGTTCTCCGTCGCGCGCCGCAGGATCTCGCGGACGAACTCCTGGTCGTTCTTGATGTACTTCTCGCTCTTGCCCTTCTTGATCCGGTACAGCGGCGGCTGCGCCACAAAGACGTGGCCCCGCGTGATCAGCTCCTGCATGTGGCGGAAGAAGAACGTCAGCAGAAGCGTGCGGATATGGCTGCCGTCGACATCGGCGTCCGTCATCAGGATGATCTTGTGGTAGCGGAGCTTGGTGATGTCGAAATCGTCCTTGCCGATGCCCGTGCCGATGGCCGTGATCATGGCCCGGATCTCGTCATGGCTGAGCATCTTGTCGTAGCGCGCCTTCTCGACGTTCAGGATCTTGCCCTTCAGCGGCAGGATCGCCTGATAGCGCCGGTCGCGCCCGCTTTTCGCCGTGCCTCCCGCGCTCTCGCCCTCCACCAGGAACAGCTCGCAGAGCGACGGGTCCTTTTCCTGGCAGTCGGCCAGCTTGCCCGGCAGCCCGCCCGAGTCCAGCGCGCCCTTGCGCCGCGTCAGCTCGCGCGCCTTCCGCGCCGCTTCGCGCGCCCGGGCGGCTTCCACGGCTTTGCTGATGATCCGCTTCATCACCGCCGGGTTCTTGTCGAAATACTCGGTCAGCTTCTCGTTCACCACCTGCGTCACATAGCCGCCGATGTCCGAGTTCAGCTTGCCCTTGGTCTGGCCTTCGAACTGCGGCTGCGGCAGCTTGACGCTCACCACCGCCGTCAGCCCTTCGATCACGTCATCGCCGGACAGGTTGTTGTCCTTGATGTCCTTCAGCAGCCCCGCCGCGCGCGCGCAGGCGTTCAGCGTGCGCGTCAGCGCTGTGCGGAAGCCGGTCAGGTGGGTGCCGCCGTCGCGCGTGTTGATGTTGTTGGCGAAGCT
This DNA window, taken from Bryobacteraceae bacterium, encodes the following:
- the gyrB gene encoding DNA gyrase subunit B — encoded protein: MDKAEEDEKPLNHAETYDGSSIKVLEGLEAVRLRPAMYIGSTGDAGLHHLVYEVVDNSVDEAMAGYCTDIKVVIHIDDSVTVVDNGRGIPVDMHPTEGVSAAEVVMTKLHAGGKFDSNTYKVSGGLHGVGVSCVNALSEWLHLEIWRDGYTWEQDYERGVPKAPLARTGKAGRKTGTKITFKPDGTIMEVTRFNFDTLATRLRELAFLNKGLRITLTDERTDPPKSHEFYYSGGIAEFIKHLNRGKNVLHEKPIVIEGERELPGGGVLYIEIALQWNDSYSDQIFSFANNINTRDGGTHLTGFRTALTRTLNACARAAGLLKDIKDNNLSGDDVIEGLTAVVSVKLPQPQFEGQTKGKLNSDIGGYVTQVVNEKLTEYFDKNPAVMKRIISKAVEAARAREAARKARELTRRKGALDSGGLPGKLADCQEKDPSLCELFLVEGESAGGTAKSGRDRRYQAILPLKGKILNVEKARYDKMLSHDEIRAMITAIGTGIGKDDFDITKLRYHKIILMTDADVDGSHIRTLLLTFFFRHMQELITRGHVFVAQPPLYRIKKGKSEKYIKNDQEFVREILRRATENVQVEVGENGQHGKLEGGELRSFLMSLDELQQIFTRLEKRLREPRVVEVLADPSFALDTKADFTNREEVERAARAMSEGGKIATRLEFDEEHSAWNIVYHDEAHGDRTIGVELAQQPEYKRLRALARSTQKYNKPPFTVVKDSRRERIETWRELIQHLKGEGTRDCTVQRYKGLGEMNPEQLWETTMNAETRTLLEVRLEDAVECEEIFTTLMGEDVEARRKFIEENALDVRNLDV